One stretch of Rana temporaria chromosome 10, aRanTem1.1, whole genome shotgun sequence DNA includes these proteins:
- the LOC120916521 gene encoding galactoside alpha-(1,2)-fucosyltransferase 2-like — MKWHPGILAKSPSKMNKFLFWIIGVTVVFLVIMKFSCIFTSNMNINVFMDIMKQSKPLSTKEELPTNETIVVEKPKSLTGMWTVNAIGRLGNLMGEYASLYSLARMNGRQAYILPEMHNQLARLFKIKLPVLHRDVANRVKWRNYGLHDWMSDEYRHIEGEYVHLGGYPCSFTFYHHIKDEIFREFTFHDFIKEESYAYLNNARGDRKNVTFVGIHVRRGDYVHVMPNTWKGVVADKGYLQKAMDYFRKKYENPLFIVTSNGMDWCKENINNSLGDVHFAGDGQEGSPGRDFALLAHCNHTIMTIGTFGVWVGYLVGGETIYLTNYTLPDSPFLKLFKYEAAFLPEWIGIPADLSPLLKKKDLNISLGIGV, encoded by the coding sequence CTAAGTCCCCTAGCAAAATGAACAAATTTCTCTTCTGGATCATAGGAGTTACTGTTGTTTTCCTTGTCATTATGAAGTTTTCCTGCATATTTACAAGCAACATGAACATCAATGTGTTTATGGACATTATGAAACAAAGCAAGCCACTTTCTACAAAAGAAGAACTGCCCACTAACGAGACAATAGTTGTGGAGAAACCAAAATCGTTGACTGGTATGTGGACTGTCAATGCAATTGGTCGCCTGGGTAATTTAATGGGAGAGTATGCTTCACTTTACTCTCTTGCTAGGATGAATGGCCGACAAGCATACATCTTGCCAGAGATGCACAATCAATTAGCAAGGCTGTTTAAGATAAAATTGCCAGTGCTTCACCGGGATGTAGCTAACCGCGTTAAATGGAGGAATTACGGACTTCATGACTGGATGTCTGATGAATACCGACATATTGAAGGAGAATATGTTCATCTTGGTGGCTACCCATGTTCCTTTACATTTTACCACCACATAAAAGATGAAATTTTCAGAGAATTTACATTCCATGACTTCATTAAAGAAGAATCCTATGCATATCTGAACAATGCGCGTGGTGACAGGAAAAATGTCACTTTTGTAGGTATACATGTCCGTCGAGGAGACTATGTGCATGTTATGCCCAACACATGGAAAGGGGTGGTTGCTGACAAAGGATATTTGCAAAAAGCCATGgattattttagaaaaaagtaTGAAAACCCACTGTTTATTGTAACCAGTAACGGGATGGACTGGTGTAAGGAGAACATTAATAATTCACTGGGAGATGTTCACTTTGCTGGAGATGGTCAAGAGGGATCCCCAGGACGGGACTTTGCCCTCTTGGCACATTGTAACCACACCATCATGACTATAGGGACCTTTGGTGTTTGGGTGGGCTACTTAGTAGGTGGTGAAACCATCTATTTAACAAACTACACTCTGCCCGACTCTCCTTTTCTTAAACTTTTCAAGTATGAAGCTGCTTTCCTTCCAGAATGGATTGGGATTCCTGCAGACCTCTCTCCACTTTTGAAAAAGAAAGACCTTAACATCAGTTTAGGAATTGGCGTTTAA